In Chromatiaceae bacterium, the DNA window CCGCCTGTTCCTGCCCGCCCTCACCGCCGCCCGCTACAATCCAGACGTGTGCGCCCTTTATCAGCGCCTTATCGCCGCCGGCAAATGCAAGATGAGCGCCACCGGTGCCACCATGCGCAAACTCGTACAGATCGCCTTCGGCGTCTTCAAACACCAACGGCCCTACCAACCGCAGAGCGTCTGACCGGGTGCAGTCTCCCACTCACTCCGGCACCCGCACCAGCGCAGCCAACGGTCCCGGCTCTCGCTGCTCTTTTGCCTAACTGCTCAAGACACGACGGGGGAACGGCTTCTCGACATCCCGGCCTCCTGCCCACAAGGGGGTCGTTTTCTGCTGTCGGGTCTTACACCCAGCCCAGCCGCCGGTGCTTGACGAAGAAGACGGTATCTACGGGCTCCTGCTGTCTAGCCCCCAGCGCCTCGACCTGAACCTGTTTCAATCGTACTGCCATCGGTGATCTCCTGACCGCCCTACAGTAATTGAACCGGGGGGTGCTGTCTCACCTACATTGGCACAGAGGGGATTGCGGTCAGTCCGGCCCCCCGGAGGCGGTCCTGTCAGAAGGGACGGGGAGCTCTCAATGCAAATCGGCTGGCGTCTTGGGGAAGTTCCCGAAGTTTCATCCTGCAACGCCTGCACGTCGTGATATGGAGCATGATCTGCATTGCTCGAACCTCGCATAGGCGTTCGAGTTGTCGCATCCAATACAAGGAAAGCTCCGCTTCCTTCGGGTATGGGTCGAGGTGCGACTACCTGTTATCGTCCATCGAAAGTTCTTCCTGGGGGGAGTGTACCCCGAACGCGGGAGGCGAATGCGTCACTCCGCAGCGGTGCTCACCCTGGTGTTTTCCCAAGCGCCGGGAATCTCTCAGGGCCCCCGTCCCCCCCTGCACCGACTTTCACCGGTTCCCTCAGCGGTGACCCCTCCCACCCCATGAACAGATCGTCCGTGCAGGCAATGCACGGGGGTGGGTATGCATCCGCGCGCGTCCCCCTGGTCCGGTTCCTCCTCCCCGCCGCTCGGCCCCAAAGGCTACGCGCCCCTGAAATAAAGCCTCGACCTGGAAATAGACGTCAGTTAGGGAGCGGTGAGGCTCCCGGCGCGCCGCCCCGGGCCTTAGGCCGCCAGCCATGGCCGGTTTTCACAACCCCAACACGAGGTGATCCACATGGCCCTGTTCGTCTGGCAACAACGCCAACCGACCGACCGCCGCCCCGGGCTGCAACCGGTCCGCCCGTGGCGCGCCCGCCGCGGGGCTGCCTTCATGCACCAGATCAACCCCCTTGGCCCCGATTACCATCCCCTGCCAATGGCCCCGATCGCACGGGACGAGACACCTGCTGAGGCATCAACAACGCGAGGACTACAGAACCTTCCCGGTGAACAGCCTATTGAAACCGGTCGTCACGATCCTTCTGTCGTCCAACGGCTCCTTGCTTGCCAATACCTTTCACCTGGGGACCTGGATCGGGTGCCACCCGATCAATAGTCTCTCGGTTTTCCCGCTGCGCCTTGGCGCTTTCGGCCAGCAAACGCTGGGTCTCTGGGGTATCGAGCCGGCTGGCCGTCTTGACAGACTCGTACCGTGCGTCCACGATTTTGAGTCGAGTCTGTTGCGCCTCCTTCATTGCCTGCGCTCGCAAAGCGAGCCCGCGTTGGGCATAGGGCTTTTCCAGATGCCCGTTCGACCTGGCCATCTCGTGCCACAGGTTCCAGCCGGCTTCTCGATCGCGGATCTCGTCCAATGTCGGTTCGTGGTGGTGCTCAGCCTCGATGATTCTGGCCGCTCCGTCGGTGTCGCCGGCACAAGGTGCTAGATGGTCATAGATGGGTTGGTCCGAGCCGCGACGGTAGACCTGAACACGATGGGCAAGCCCGCGCTGCTCGATGCGCCTGAGCGATTCCGGGAAGCCGGCCACGGCCTTGTCGTGGACGGTCTCCGGCACCCAGCGGCCGCTACCCGTCTTGGCATGCGGCACTTCGTAACGCAGATACACACCGAGGCGGCTGTCCTCGGGCGGGACCGCCAGCGCTCTGACCTCGACTCGATAACCGGCCCCCTGGAGCCGCGCGCACAGGTGCTCTGCGTTCTCCGGGTTCTTCAACGTCCCATCGATGATCAGGTTACGGCGGCCAGCGATAGCCGCGTCGCGCAGTTCGTCGGCCCATCGGCTTGCGTCGTGCTGGGTCTTTTCGGCGGCGGTCAGATCGTCCCGGTCGAGGAACCCGAGATTGTGCCGATGGTACCCGCGCAGATCGTCCGCATTGACAACGACGCTGCCGCCGTTGGGCCGCAGTTCCTCGCGCGCTTGCTTCTGTAAACCGCTCTTGCCAGCCCCCGGTTGGCCGGCCAGGATAACCGCAGTTGGTCTGTCCTCTCCGACCCCGGCGGTCTGCGCGAGCGAGTGCTCGACGATCTGATCACGGACTCGGGCGTGTTCTTCCGGAGGCAGGTCCCAACGACGATACAGATCGTCCCTCATGTTTCTTCATCCAGATGATCGAACTCATCGTCAGCGGCATTACGAAGCTCGAGGAGACGGGCTACATCGACGTAATCCTGCCGCTCCTCCGCGGTAGCAATCTGCGCCGACAGCTCGGAGATCCGCCTGATGATGCGCATACGCCGCACCTCGACATCAAGCTCGTGCTCTCGCTCGGCCGCCAAGTCCTCGTAGGTCGACCGACGCGCGGCCTCGGGGGTGAGATAGCGTTTCCAGGATTCATCCTCTGCCATTACAGGTTCTCCCGAATAGGGGTTGCGCGTTGAAACTCAGGGCTGCATCCACCAAAAGGTCGCTGCCAGGCTGGTTGTGAAATGATCGACAAGACCTTTGCCGAACCAAAGAAGAACGGCGCAGGCCAGAATAATGCCAAGCCAGCGGATGATCATCGGGTACTCATTGGATTGGATGAACCTTCCAGTGTTGCCGGACGCGACCGATCGGGCCCCGCGCGCCCAGCCAGGTCATGGACTCTGCATAGCCGATGCCCTCGGCCCGGGATGGTTCAGCGAGGCCCGTAAAGACCTCTTTGCGCACTGCCGCACCGTATTGGGTGTTGCTACTGAGCGAGGAGGACCCAGATGCGGCGGTGCGCAGACCCACACCGCCGGTGCTGGACTGGGTGCCGGTCAGGGTCTCCAAGCGCTCGCCGAAGACCTTGGAACCGTAGTCGTTGGTCGCATCGTCGTTGTTGCGCAGGAAAATCTTGGTGGCGCAAAGCCCGAGCAGGTTCATCACTGGCTTGTCGTCCGCAGTTTGCTTGAGCAAGGAGAGTAGGTTCTGGGTAGCGATGATGTTGGCATGATTGCTCTCGCGAGACCGTGCCAGAAAATCTTCGTCCCCACCCTTACCTCCGAAATCCGGGGTGAAGAACGCCTGGTACTCGTCGCAGAGAAAGAGGCTTGGGCGTGGCTTGCCGCGCCGTCCAGGCCGCAGCACCTCGCGTTGGAAGGCGATCTTGATGAAGGTGCACACGACCCGCGACATGACCGGCCACTCCGCGATGGGCATGTAGACATAGAGTAACTTGCCCTCATCCAACGCGGCACCGAGGCTGACGGTCGAACGCTCGCCGAAGATCTGACGGTAGGGCGAGGCGAGGAAATCCTTCAACATGTGTTGGAGTTCAGCCTGAATTACCGATCGAGTTGTCTCGACCAAGGGGACCCAGGTGAACAGGAACCAGTTCCGGGCGAGGTCGAACGACTCACCCGCGGGCGGCAAGACGCCGTCGCCGGCTGAGGCAAGCTGTATCGCGCGGGCTTGGGCGCAAACGTGACGGCGAAGTTCCGGGGCCATGTCCCACCAGTCATGCACCAACTGGGTCATAGCATTGGCAGGACGGCCAGCCTCGAAATACGCAGCCATCGCCTCTCCGAGGGCGGTCTCGTCCTCGATCATCCGCACGGCCTCGACCAAGGTGGCGCTGGCGTCAGTGGCGTGCAGCAATTGCACGTTGTTGGCGAGCAGCAGGCGGGCGCGCAGATAAAACTCGTTCCCCGCTAGGTTGCTCACCTGCGCCAGGGAGGGCGGCGTTCCGGGCGAATTCGAGGCCCGCAACAGGGCGATGGCGTGCTGGATAAAGAGGCTCGCCTGCTGAATCCAGAATGGCTGCTTGTCATCCCTCGTCCCCAGCGTTTCCATGACCTTGGTGAACCCTCCGGCCAGCTCGATCTCATCGTCGTCGTTGTCGAAGGGATTCCAGCAGAGGGACGTCTGGGGCTGAGTCGGGTCCAGGATCAGCAGGTCGGCCTCGCGTCCCTGACGACGGCAAAGCACCCGGAGCTTGTCGCGGAAGTCGCCCTTGGGGTCCAGGAACAGGCCGGCAGCGGGCGGTTCGCTCGCGGCGAGCAACCCTTCGAGCAAGGCATTGAGTACGCAGACGGTCTTGCCGCTGCCGGGTTGGCCGAAGACGATGAGGTTCTGGAAGAAATCGTCCCAGACCCAGTCATGGCCCCCGGCCCGAAAACGTCCCGGCCCCATGACCTGCACAGCGGGCTCGCTCGCCAGGGCAGAACCCGCACCCGCCTCGGACTCCTTGGGAGGCACAAAACCGGAGGTCAATTCCTGCTCGGCAAGTGCTTTGCCGCGAGCGACGAGGTCCCTCAGTTGCTGGGAAGCGCCGACAAGGTAGAGGGGCAGCGCAAGCAGGGCAAGCCACCAGCCCCAGACCAGCAGACTATGGGCAGGTGCCAGGAAGGCGAGTTGTGGCCAGTCCCCTAGGACGCGTAGCGCCGTGATGGACACCAGGGCGATCAGGACCCAGGCGGCCCCAGCGATGTAGTTGGCCAGGGCATAGGCGTAGAGCTTGCCGGTATGCTCTAGGGCCGGCCCGGCGTCGCGATATCGCCAGACGCAACGGGCGCCCAGGAATGCCTGCAAGGGGCGGGTCAGACCCCACAACAGGGTGATGATCCCGCCGAAGAAGCAGGCCGTCAGGACCAAACGATAGCCCTGTGCCGCCGGGTCCTTCGGCAGCATCAGGATTAGGGCAACAACCGCAGAACCGCCGGCCCAGTATCCATAGACCTCGGAGCGGGCCTTCAAGAGCTTGGCATACGTGGGGTCCATGGGTAAGTGGTCGGTCCAATGGGTGGGGGACTATGGCGTCAGGCGTGCGTTCACCGCGCACGGGTATCGAGCCCCCAGGGATGCTATTCGGTAACGGCCCGCACATCGTCGGCCGTGAGAGTTATAAGATCTTCATCCGAAAGACGCTCCGAAAGGCTCTCAAAGTCGTCACTCGGGCCTACAATGCGCTGCGCCTGTATCGGCAGCATGCTCTCGAACAATTGGCGCACGGCGCGAGCATTGCCGAATCTTTCATCGGCACCTCTACGCATCCGATCGATTTCTTTCTGGATCAATCGCTTGGCCTCTGGCGTGAGCTGGTAGCGGGCATCCTTAATAAAACCCTCGAAAATTTCAAACAACTCTTCAGCGGAATAGTCATCAAATTTGATGAAGCGGGTGAATCTGGACTTGAGTCCGACGTTCTGGTCGATGAAGCGACGTATTTCGTTATCGTAGCCCGCCACAATGACGACGAGACGGTCACGGCGGTCTT includes these proteins:
- a CDS encoding zeta toxin family protein → MRDDLYRRWDLPPEEHARVRDQIVEHSLAQTAGVGEDRPTAVILAGQPGAGKSGLQKQAREELRPNGGSVVVNADDLRGYHRHNLGFLDRDDLTAAEKTQHDASRWADELRDAAIAGRRNLIIDGTLKNPENAEHLCARLQGAGYRVEVRALAVPPEDSRLGVYLRYEVPHAKTGSGRWVPETVHDKAVAGFPESLRRIEQRGLAHRVQVYRRGSDQPIYDHLAPCAGDTDGAARIIEAEHHHEPTLDEIRDREAGWNLWHEMARSNGHLEKPYAQRGLALRAQAMKEAQQTRLKIVDARYESVKTASRLDTPETQRLLAESAKAQRENRETIDRVAPDPGPQVKGIGKQGAVGRQKDRDDRFQ
- a CDS encoding type IV secretory system conjugative DNA transfer family protein produces the protein MDPTYAKLLKARSEVYGYWAGGSAVVALILMLPKDPAAQGYRLVLTACFFGGIITLLWGLTRPLQAFLGARCVWRYRDAGPALEHTGKLYAYALANYIAGAAWVLIALVSITALRVLGDWPQLAFLAPAHSLLVWGWWLALLALPLYLVGASQQLRDLVARGKALAEQELTSGFVPPKESEAGAGSALASEPAVQVMGPGRFRAGGHDWVWDDFFQNLIVFGQPGSGKTVCVLNALLEGLLAASEPPAAGLFLDPKGDFRDKLRVLCRRQGREADLLILDPTQPQTSLCWNPFDNDDDEIELAGGFTKVMETLGTRDDKQPFWIQQASLFIQHAIALLRASNSPGTPPSLAQVSNLAGNEFYLRARLLLANNVQLLHATDASATLVEAVRMIEDETALGEAMAAYFEAGRPANAMTQLVHDWWDMAPELRRHVCAQARAIQLASAGDGVLPPAGESFDLARNWFLFTWVPLVETTRSVIQAELQHMLKDFLASPYRQIFGERSTVSLGAALDEGKLLYVYMPIAEWPVMSRVVCTFIKIAFQREVLRPGRRGKPRPSLFLCDEYQAFFTPDFGGKGGDEDFLARSRESNHANIIATQNLLSLLKQTADDKPVMNLLGLCATKIFLRNNDDATNDYGSKVFGERLETLTGTQSSTGGVGLRTAASGSSSLSSNTQYGAAVRKEVFTGLAEPSRAEGIGYAESMTWLGARGPIGRVRQHWKVHPIQ